One Gemmatimonadaceae bacterium genomic region harbors:
- a CDS encoding alpha/beta fold hydrolase, with translation MPHLTINGVSFFYEDTGGPDPAIVFSHGLLMSSRMFAAQVDALKDRFRCIAYDHRGQGRSSDPGGRSHDMDTCYRDAVAIIEGLDARPCHFVGLSMGGFVGMRLAIRRPDLLYSLSLLETSAEPEAAENVPKYRRLALVASTLGTRFVADRVMPILFGRTFMEDPARADERAAWRQEIASRPRSIVRAVRGVIEREGVMEEITSIRVPTLVVVGEEDTATPAPKARRIHEHIAGSRLARIPAAGHSSSIEQPAAVAQVLSDFFATLPQ, from the coding sequence ATGCCTCACCTGACGATCAACGGCGTTTCCTTCTTCTACGAAGACACCGGCGGCCCCGATCCCGCGATCGTCTTCAGCCACGGCCTGCTGATGTCGTCGCGCATGTTCGCGGCGCAGGTGGACGCGCTGAAGGACCGGTTCCGTTGCATCGCATACGACCATCGCGGCCAGGGACGCAGCAGCGATCCGGGCGGGCGTTCGCACGACATGGATACGTGTTACCGCGATGCCGTCGCCATCATCGAAGGGCTCGACGCGCGCCCGTGCCACTTCGTCGGACTGTCGATGGGCGGCTTTGTGGGCATGCGCCTGGCCATTCGGCGTCCCGACTTGCTCTACTCGCTCTCCCTGCTCGAGACATCGGCCGAACCCGAGGCGGCGGAGAATGTGCCCAAGTACCGCCGGCTGGCGCTGGTGGCGTCCACCCTCGGCACGCGCTTTGTGGCCGACCGGGTGATGCCGATCCTCTTTGGACGCACCTTCATGGAAGATCCGGCCCGCGCCGACGAACGCGCCGCGTGGCGCCAGGAGATCGCCTCGCGTCCGCGCTCGATCGTGCGCGCGGTGCGGGGTGTGATCGAGCGCGAAGGCGTCATGGAGGAGATCACGTCCATCCGGGTGCCCACGCTGGTGGTGGTGGGCGAGGAGGACACCGCCACGCCGGCGCCAAAAGCGCGGCGGATCCACGAGCACATCGCCGGATCGCGGCTGGCCAGAATTCCGGCGGCCGGCCACTCGAGCAGCATCGAGCAGCCGGCCGCGGTCGCGCAGGTGCTCTCAGACTTCTTCGCGACGCTCCCGCAGTAG